Within Chaetodon auriga isolate fChaAug3 chromosome 7, fChaAug3.hap1, whole genome shotgun sequence, the genomic segment GGGTGGGATGTGAACTGCGAGACAAAAGGCAGAGACTACAGTGGCCTCATATCAGCTCCTGTCTCTCCTTGTTGAAGCAGTGAGACACATTACCTGCCATGGCTCTGGTGAGGAACATGCCTCCCTGTTTGTTGAGCAGAGAAACGTCCAGGGTTCCTCCCCCGAGGTCGACCACCAGCACATTGAACACATCCACCTTGTGCAGGCCGTAGGCCATGGCTGCAGCCGTGGGCTCGTTGATCACACGCAGGATCTCGAGGCCTGCAAGACGGAGGACATAATACACGTTACATATATTACTCATGTAGTGCATGCAGAGTGTGTATTTAATGCTTTTTGGGAAGAAAGATGTCAGGAAATGTAGCTCATATTTAGCTcaaatttaaatttaactttattatatgaaagtataaaaatgcacaaagcaCATCCAACATCAGCTTAATATAAGAGAGGGAAGTGACCGGCAAGGCTGGCGGCCCTGATGGTGTAGTTCCTCTGTCTCTCGTCAAACTCTGCGGGCACAGAGATGACAGCTTTCTGAATGGGCACGCCCAGCTGCCGCTCCGccatcttcctcatcttcagcagcagcctggagcCGATGAACTCTGGGCTGACAGTGAAGGTATGGTTGGTGGAGACCAGGAACTCTGCACTTCCATTATTGTTAATCACCTGGAAGAGGGGCGGTGAAAAACAACGGAAGTGAGGATTAGATTGGACCAATTGAAAATGGTTTATATAAGTGGAGTGAAGTCAAGTTCATCAGGGGAAAATTGACCACAATCTTGATTCTTCTATGAGTCTAAATGATGGTTCAGATAGAACATGCCATTTTACATATAATGCATGCTTAAACTCAAACTGTGCGTCTTGCATACGGCCAAAAGGGATTGTAAGATCAtctgtttttactgcattatCTCCGTGTATAAACGCACAGCTGCACCCttatgaaaagaaaatcttgaaaaaagaaagaaagaaagagattacaAATGCAGGACTGGTCAAATGCTCATTCCTCTAAAAATAAGacttaatggaaaaaaaaaaaaaaaaaaaaacatcccctACAGCTGATGGAGCCTGCCACCACAGAAATCACTCGTTCTGCAGTAACAAAACGAAGCCCACAGTCAGCTCAGCCAGCCCCGGCAAGGACCCACCTTAAACGGGTACCGAGCGCTCTCCTGCTCCAGGACCTCCGGCTCAAATACCTTCCCGATGAACCTCTTGGCATCGTAGATGGTGTTTTGAGGGTTGCTGTCGGCCAGCTCCACGGCTTCATGTCCAGCCAGCACCGCAGTGGTGGTGAATGAGACGGCGCTGGGGAtgctcttcctcccctcctcatcTGCTACCACCTCCACTTCCCCGCTGCCCGGGTGGAAGACGCCGACAGAGCAGAAGGTGGTGCCCAAGTCCAGGCCGATTACTTTGGGTTTAGGGGGCGGTAAGTACTGCTGGCCCAGATAACCAGCCAGGAACAGGGCCAGGATCACCGAACCTGTGGCACAGTAACAGCACGCGCATTACAGGTGGACCTAACCGGTTAGCTTAAATGTTAGCATCCACTCGCCGGAGTAATTGTCATTCAACTTACCAATCATTGAAATTTCCCCCGACATCGTAACACACCGTTGCGAAGTCA encodes:
- the hspa13 gene encoding heat shock 70 kDa protein 13 — translated: MSGEISMIGSVILALFLAGYLGQQYLPPPKPKVIGLDLGTTFCSVGVFHPGSGEVEVVADEEGRKSIPSAVSFTTTAVLAGHEAVELADSNPQNTIYDAKRFIGKVFEPEVLEQESARYPFKVINNNGSAEFLVSTNHTFTVSPEFIGSRLLLKMRKMAERQLGVPIQKAVISVPAEFDERQRNYTIRAASLAGLEILRVINEPTAAAMAYGLHKVDVFNVLVVDLGGGTLDVSLLNKQGGMFLTRAMAGNNKLGGQDFSQRLLQFTTERVRQEFGVPPTLKEDIHRLRQAVEAAKINLTLHPSVTIRVPLHLHTHDSSESPEGSAPAPVLFQAVITRELFEELNEDLFQKILAPVETVLTEGHLEKEDVDEIVLVGGSTRIPRIRRLISEYFGKQPNTSVDPDLAVVTGVAIQAGIMGGSWPLQVSAIEIPNRHLRKTNFS